One Pseudomonas syringae CC1557 genomic window, GGTGGCCAGAATCAGTTTGTCGTAGCTAAAACAGCCTTCGGCCGTGATGATTTCGTGCCGGTCACGATCGATCTCCAGCACCGGCACGCCGAGGTGCAGGGTCAGGCCGGCCTTTTCATAGACAGACATCTCGCTCATGGCCAGCGATTCGGCGTCGCGGCCGGTGAAGTACTCCGACAGGTGCACGCGGTCATAGGCACGCTGCGCCTCTTCGCCGAACACATGGATGCGATAACGCTCAAGCGCGCCGCCTGCGATCAACTGCTCGACGCAATGGTGCCCCACCATGCCATTGCCGACGACGATCAGGGTTTTTACATTGTTGGAGGGGAATACTGTGGTGTTCATAGCGAGTCCCGGCCGAGGCCAATCAGGTTTTTCAACGCAAAAAAAAGCGCCCGGAACCTTGCGGTTCCAGGCGCCTTTGCCTGTTCTCTTGTTGGAAATTCGAGGGTGCCATCGAGCCACGTTGCCGGATGCACCTGAGTAGCCCTCTGGTCTCAGCGAGACTGGCGATCAACGTCGATCAACCGGGGCGTGCCCGACCACATTCACGGTGGGGTTATCAGGCTTATGCAGAGGGTGTGCCAGCTTGGGCCGGCAGCGGTTCAAACGCGCATTGGCAATGCCTGCACGGCCGCGCAGCTTTTACAATAGCATCTGGCGCATGATTTTTCCTGCCTTGCATTGGTGCGCGTCGAAGGGGGGGCGCTGTAAAGCTGTGCGCAGCCTCGCCCGGTCAACCCCGGACGCAGAGCGTCCAGAACGGCATGCTCACGCGGAGCATGGGCACAATAGTTTCCCGGACACCTCTCGTTCCTCACGCTCTGCGTAGGAATGCCTTTCTTGACGCTCCGCGTCACAATTCTGCGCCGCACCGCCTGTTCAATATCGAAGCCGTGCGTTTAAAAGCCCAGGTATGGCGTAACATTTGTATCACCCTGCAATTCCCCTATTTAAGTCAGTTCTCATGAAGATCACGATCACCGAAGTACCCCCCGCCGACATCCCGCATACCGTCGATTTCGTCATGCGTGCCCGCGCCGAGATATTTCCTTTATTGGACGCCGTCACCGTTCCACCCGATCTGGCCGGTTTCGAACAGGTTTACCTGAAAGGCAAGGATGGAAAATTCCTCATCGCTCGTTGCGACGAGCGCATCATCGCTGCCGTTGGCTATTTGCCTTACGACCATCGCTTTGCACAGTTCGACTACACAGTCCGCAGAACGGTAGAAATCGTGCGCCTGTACGTAATGCCCGAATTTCGCGGCGACGGGCTGGCCAGCCGCTTATGCCAGGCGCTCTGGGCACATGCCGAAGCGGGTGGCATCGAGGTTTTGTACCTGCACACCCATCCGTTTCTGCCCGGTGCCATCCGTTTCTGGGAGAAACAGGGTTTTGCCGTGACTGATGTGGAAAGCGATCCGGTGTGGAACACGACCCATATGGAGCGCGTTCTTTAAGAGGGCTTTGTCAGAAGACGGCAGGGGGCTGGCAGACGCCAACCCCTTGTACCGATCAGCGCGGATGACGCTGGCGGGCGGTCTTGAGCAGGTCTTCCGGGGTGATGTGACCGACCACTGACTTGGCCGCCGCGCTGCCGGGCAACGGCAGGTCGAGGATGTGGCCTTTCATCTTGCCGATCACGTGCATTTCACAAGGCTTGCAATCGAATTTCAGGGTCAGTACTTCGTCACCCTGCACCAGTTGCATCGGCGCGACCTTGGTACGTACGCCGGTTACGCCTTTGGCCTGTTTCGGGCACAGGTTGAACGAGAAACGCAGGCAGTGCTTGGTGATCATCACCGGCACTTCGCCGGTTTCTTCGTGCGCTTCGTAAGCCGCGTCGATCAACTGCACGCCGTGACGATGGTAGAAGTCGCGCGCCTTCTGGTTATAGACGTTGGCCAGAAAAGACAGATGCGATTCAGGATAAACCGGCGGCGGGGTGGTTTCGGCCTTGCGCCCGCCACGCGGGTGAGCCTGGACGCGGGCTTCGGTCAGCGCTTCGATAGCATCGCGGCGCAAGGCCTTGAGCTGCGAATTGGGTACGAAATACGCCTGTGGGGCATCCAGCTTTACGTCTTGGGCATGGTAAATCGTGGTGCCCAGTTGAGTGAGCAAGTCACGCATCTGGTCCAGCGCCTGCTCGGGCTTGTTGGCAGCGCCGAACGGACCGTCAAGACCGACCGTCACGCGTACGCCTTCTTCACTGATCGCGTTCAGGCTCAGGTGATCCTCACGCAGCGTCACCTGCCACTGAATACCGATGCGGCGTTCAGCTGAAGTCTTGAGCAGCGCCTGCTGCCAGTTGTGGTCCAGGTTGCGGTTGAGTGGATGATTCGGTCGCAGGCCGGAGAGGGCAGCCGGCATTTCGTTGGGTTCTACGCGATAGCGCCAGCGCTTCTGACCTTCTTCTTCGAACTCGCCTTTCAGCTCGGCGATGTTGGCCCGAAAGCCCACCACTTCACGTTTGATCTGCACATTGAGGCCGTCACCGTTGGACAGCGGCTCATGAGTAACCGCGATCAGATCGCGCTTGCCGAGTTTTTCGACGGTGCCCACCGCCAGACCGGTAAACGTCGGCGTATCGAACGCGCCGATATCGATCTTGCGATCACTGACGAAGTAATCGGTGCTGCCGCGATGAAAGGTCTTCTCCGGATCAGGCACGAAGAAGTGCGCGGTACGGCCGCTGGAAGCACGTGCAAGGTCCGGGCGGTCTTCAAGAATCTCGTCCAGGCGCTGCCGGTAATAAGCAGTAATGTTTTTGACGTAGCCGGCGTCCTTGTAGCGGCCTTCGATCTTGAACGAGCGCACCCCGGCGTCCACCAGGTCACTCAGGTTGGCGCTCTGGTTGTTGTCCTTCATCGACAGCAAGTGCTTTTCGAACGCAACCACACGACCCTGATCATCCTTGAGCGTGTACGGCAGACGGCAGGCCTGCGAACAGTCGCCACGGTTGGCGCTGCGGCCATTTTGCGCATGGGAGATGTTGCACTGCCCGGAAAACGCCACGCACAGCGCGCCATGGATGAAGAACTCGATGGTCGCATCGGTTTCACTGGCGATTTCACGAATTTCCTGCAGGTTCAGCTCGCGCGCCAGTACCAACTGCGAAAAACCGGCCTGATCGAGAAACTTCGCCCGGCCCAGGGTGCGAATGTCGGTCTGCGTGCTGGCGTGCAGTTCGATGGGCGGAATGTCCAGCTCCATCACCCCGAGGTCCTGCACGATCAGTGCATCCACGCCCGCGTCGTAGAGCTGATGAATCAGCTTGCGCGCTGGTTCCAGTTCGTCGTCATGCAGGATGGTGTTGATCGTGGTGAAAATCCGCGCGTGATAGCGATGGGCGAATTTCACCAGCTCAGCGATATCGCTGACGTCGTTGCAGGCGTTGTGCCGCGCACCAAAGCTCGGCCCGCCGATGTACACCGCGTCGGCGCCATGCAGGATGGCTTCACGGGCGATGCTCACGTCCCGGGCAGGGCTGAGCAATTCCAGGTGGTGCTTGGGTAACGACATGGCAAGGGATCCGGCGGCGAGCAAAGCGCGCATTGTAGTGCGCCGCGCCGCGCCGCGCACCTGTTGACGTCAGCAGCAGATCACTGGCTGACCATCGGCGTGCGGTCAGCGGGAACGCAAGCGCAGGATTTTCGTACCGTCGCAAGGATCGGTCAGCCAATGCGCGACGACGCCAAAGGTGCTCAGCAACCGCTCCGGTGTCAGCACGTCGGCCGGCACACCCAGTGCGACCAGCCGGCCTTTTTCCATCACCGCCACGCGGTCGCAATCCAGTGCCTGGTTGAGGTCGTGCAGGGCAATCACCGTGGTCACCGGTAAAGCCCTGACCAGCCCGAGGATAGTCAACTGGTGCTGGATATCCAGATGGTTGGTCGGCTCGTCCAGCAGCAGAATTTTCGGCCGTTGCGCCAGCGCTCTGGCGATATGGACCCGCTGCCGTTCGCCGCCAGACAGGGTGTGCCAGGCACGTTTGTGCAGGTGCAGCATGTCCACGTCCTGCAACGCCTGACGGACGATGGCGTCATCCTCGGCGCTCCACGGCTCCAGCGCTGACAGCCAAGGCGTGCGGCCCAGTTCGACGGCATCGAGCACGGTCACCGCGTCGCTGGTTTCAGCCTGTTGTTCGACCACCGCCAACAGCCGAGCCACGTCTCTGCGACTCATGGCCGCGAGAGACTGTTCGCCCAGCGTGACCGTGCCGCTGCCCGGTTTCTGGATACCGGCCAACAGTTTGAGCAAGGTGGATTTGCCCGAACCGTTGGGGCCGACCACGGCCAGCGTTTCGCCCGCTGCAATGCTCAGGTCGACGTCACTCAACAGTGCCGTGCCACGCACCGAGTAGCCGAGACCTGAACAACCAAGCACTGGCGCGTCGAGCCGATGAGGAAAAGCGTTCATCGCGTGCTGTTGCCCCGGATAAGAATCAATGCGAAAACCGGTGCGCCGATCAGCGCGGTAATCACCCCGATCGGCAGCGCCTGACCTTTGATCATGGTGCGCGAAAGGATATCGGCAGCGATCAGAAACAACGCGCCGCTCAGGGCGCTCAGCGGCACCAGTCGTGCGTGACGTACGCCGACCAGCATTCGCACTGCGTGTGGAATCACCAGCCCGACGAAACCGATGGAGCCGACAATCGAGACCATCACCGCAGTGACCAGCGCAGCGGTGGCGATCAGGACGATCTGCACGCGGCGCACCGCAATCCCGAGCGACGCGGCCGAATCGCCGCCGAAAGTGAAAGCGTCCAGCGCGCGTCTGTACCACAGGCACACCAGCAGACCGACCAGCACCGTTGGCACTGCGAGCCACACCGAGTGCCAGCGCACGCCACTGAGGTTGCCCAATAGCCAGAACATGATGCCGCGCGCCTGTTCGGAGCTGGCGGATTTGGTGATCAGAAACGAAGTCAGTGCGTTGAACAGCTGTGAACCGGCGATCCCGGCCAGAATGATCTGCACCGACGCTGTGGTGCCCCGAGATGAATGTGCGAGCAGGGCAACCAGTGAAAACGCTGCCACGGCCCCGGCGAAAGCGCCAGCTGACATGGAAATCGCCCCCGCACCGAA contains:
- a CDS encoding GNAT family N-acetyltransferase, whose translation is MKITITEVPPADIPHTVDFVMRARAEIFPLLDAVTVPPDLAGFEQVYLKGKDGKFLIARCDERIIAAVGYLPYDHRFAQFDYTVRRTVEIVRLYVMPEFRGDGLASRLCQALWAHAEAGGIEVLYLHTHPFLPGAIRFWEKQGFAVTDVESDPVWNTTHMERVL
- a CDS encoding FecCD family ABC transporter permease, producing MKLPTALGHVLWVSALLVLAIMVGAAIGETSISLKVIFQVLANKLWAAGYVLDPIDEGIVWNYRLTRAIVAAACGAGLAICGVVLQSLLRNPLADPYLLGISAGASTGAVLVAILGFGAGAISMSAGAFAGAVAAFSLVALLAHSSRGTTASVQIILAGIAGSQLFNALTSFLITKSASSEQARGIMFWLLGNLSGVRWHSVWLAVPTVLVGLLVCLWYRRALDAFTFGGDSAASLGIAVRRVQIVLIATAALVTAVMVSIVGSIGFVGLVIPHAVRMLVGVRHARLVPLSALSGALFLIAADILSRTMIKGQALPIGVITALIGAPVFALILIRGNSTR
- a CDS encoding ABC transporter ATP-binding protein; protein product: MNAFPHRLDAPVLGCSGLGYSVRGTALLSDVDLSIAAGETLAVVGPNGSGKSTLLKLLAGIQKPGSGTVTLGEQSLAAMSRRDVARLLAVVEQQAETSDAVTVLDAVELGRTPWLSALEPWSAEDDAIVRQALQDVDMLHLHKRAWHTLSGGERQRVHIARALAQRPKILLLDEPTNHLDIQHQLTILGLVRALPVTTVIALHDLNQALDCDRVAVMEKGRLVALGVPADVLTPERLLSTFGVVAHWLTDPCDGTKILRLRSR
- a CDS encoding peptidase U32 family protein; its protein translation is MSLPKHHLELLSPARDVSIAREAILHGADAVYIGGPSFGARHNACNDVSDIAELVKFAHRYHARIFTTINTILHDDELEPARKLIHQLYDAGVDALIVQDLGVMELDIPPIELHASTQTDIRTLGRAKFLDQAGFSQLVLARELNLQEIREIASETDATIEFFIHGALCVAFSGQCNISHAQNGRSANRGDCSQACRLPYTLKDDQGRVVAFEKHLLSMKDNNQSANLSDLVDAGVRSFKIEGRYKDAGYVKNITAYYRQRLDEILEDRPDLARASSGRTAHFFVPDPEKTFHRGSTDYFVSDRKIDIGAFDTPTFTGLAVGTVEKLGKRDLIAVTHEPLSNGDGLNVQIKREVVGFRANIAELKGEFEEEGQKRWRYRVEPNEMPAALSGLRPNHPLNRNLDHNWQQALLKTSAERRIGIQWQVTLREDHLSLNAISEEGVRVTVGLDGPFGAANKPEQALDQMRDLLTQLGTTIYHAQDVKLDAPQAYFVPNSQLKALRRDAIEALTEARVQAHPRGGRKAETTPPPVYPESHLSFLANVYNQKARDFYHRHGVQLIDAAYEAHEETGEVPVMITKHCLRFSFNLCPKQAKGVTGVRTKVAPMQLVQGDEVLTLKFDCKPCEMHVIGKMKGHILDLPLPGSAAAKSVVGHITPEDLLKTARQRHPR